Proteins encoded by one window of Filimonas effusa:
- a CDS encoding SusC/RagA family TonB-linked outer membrane protein: protein MKQRLLCGVMCVMITLLAFMPASAQQMIKGTLRASSGEPLTGASVVVKGAGNGASADSLGNFSIRAKLGDTLIATSVGFEMKEVRISANTINITLQVAVTTLNDVVVIGYGTRSKKDLTGSVATVSAKDFQTGAVTTPDQLVTGKVAGVVITPNGGAPGAGGTIRVRGGTSLSASNNPLIVVDGVPLTNDGVSGVSNPLSLVNPNDIESFNILKDASATAIYGNRASNGVIIITTKSGAAGKLKLNFNSVLSQSVKRNEVKVLDANQFRSVVNERGTDAEKAMLGNANTNWQDVIFQNAFGGDYNLGVSGGIKKLPYRFSVGHTYQDGILKTSNVKRTSLGLNLTPSFFNNSLKVNINLKGVYQKTRFANEGAIGAAAGFDPTQPVYASNKFGNFYEWLDETGTPIELAPKNPLGQLLLNSSLSDVYRSIGSIKLDYKLPFLPALTATVNAGYDISKTEGNGFIPAFAALSYQRGGSMTEYSQRRKDKLLDFYLLYAKDLKEIDSKLDLTAGYSYQDFFRGSPAYPVRNAAGNVLSMPVPDSSRNTLLSVFARLNYTFKGKYLLTASMRRDGSSRFSKDNRWGNFPSAALAWRIKDEGFMRSNKTFSDLKLRVGFGITGNQDLDAYYPYLPIYTLGGSNVRYPFGDSSYYTYRSEPYDKNIKWETTTAWNAGIDFGFLKNRITGTLDFYYKKTKDLLTRIPTAAGVNPGNMLLTNVGNIESKGVELAINAGVIQGKDFSWNVNFNIAYNKNKILKLSNVSDSTSEGILTGAISGGKDNTIQINSVGYAPQTFYVYKQVYDADGKPVEGVFDKQNNGALFYRYKSANPKLTMGFTSQMSYKKWDLSFVLRSNIGNYLYNNVRSGSGAFNSVSTGMGYIGNTNVDYLNTRFTNSQFFSDYYVENASFLRMDNVSFGYNFGRIWRNKASLKLSAIVQNVFVITKYTGLDPEVYSGIDNNIYPRPRIYSLGINISY, encoded by the coding sequence ATGAAACAACGATTGCTCTGTGGAGTGATGTGTGTGATGATTACCCTGCTGGCTTTTATGCCCGCTTCCGCCCAACAAATGATCAAAGGTACGCTGCGCGCTTCTTCCGGCGAACCCCTGACGGGGGCTTCTGTCGTAGTGAAAGGAGCAGGCAATGGTGCCAGTGCCGATTCTCTCGGTAATTTCTCTATCAGGGCAAAATTGGGTGATACCCTCATCGCTACTTCGGTTGGCTTTGAAATGAAAGAAGTAAGGATCTCGGCCAACACTATTAATATTACCCTCCAGGTTGCCGTAACCACGCTTAACGATGTGGTGGTTATTGGTTATGGCACCCGTTCTAAAAAAGACCTCACCGGATCGGTTGCCACCGTTTCGGCAAAAGATTTCCAGACTGGCGCCGTTACCACACCCGATCAGCTGGTAACAGGTAAGGTGGCAGGTGTCGTTATTACGCCCAATGGCGGCGCCCCCGGCGCAGGTGGTACCATCCGTGTTCGCGGTGGTACTTCCCTGAGCGCCAGCAATAACCCCCTTATTGTTGTCGACGGAGTACCGCTTACCAACGATGGCGTTTCCGGCGTTTCTAACCCGCTAAGCCTCGTTAACCCCAACGACATCGAATCGTTTAACATTCTTAAAGACGCCTCCGCTACCGCCATCTATGGTAACAGGGCTTCAAACGGTGTTATTATCATTACTACAAAAAGCGGCGCCGCCGGCAAGCTGAAACTGAACTTCAACTCCGTTCTTTCCCAGTCTGTAAAAAGAAATGAAGTGAAAGTGCTCGATGCCAATCAGTTCCGTTCTGTAGTGAACGAGCGGGGAACCGATGCCGAAAAGGCAATGCTCGGTAATGCCAATACCAACTGGCAGGATGTGATTTTCCAGAATGCCTTTGGCGGCGATTATAACCTTGGCGTTTCAGGTGGTATTAAAAAACTGCCCTACCGTTTTTCTGTAGGTCATACCTACCAGGATGGTATCCTCAAAACCAGCAACGTAAAAAGAACATCCCTGGGCCTGAACCTCACGCCTTCGTTCTTCAACAACTCGCTGAAAGTAAATATCAACCTCAAAGGCGTTTATCAGAAAACCAGGTTCGCCAATGAAGGCGCTATTGGAGCAGCCGCAGGCTTCGATCCTACCCAGCCTGTTTATGCCAGCAATAAATTCGGGAACTTCTATGAATGGCTCGACGAAACAGGTACGCCTATTGAACTGGCGCCCAAGAACCCGCTCGGCCAGCTGCTGCTCAATTCCAGCCTGAGTGATGTTTACCGTAGCATCGGTAGCATTAAACTGGACTATAAACTGCCTTTCCTGCCAGCGCTTACCGCTACTGTTAACGCCGGTTACGATATCTCTAAAACAGAAGGTAACGGATTCATCCCTGCATTTGCAGCGCTCTCTTACCAGAGAGGTGGCTCTATGACCGAATACTCACAGCGCAGAAAAGATAAACTGCTCGATTTCTACCTGCTTTACGCAAAAGACCTGAAGGAAATTGATAGTAAACTGGATCTTACGGCAGGTTATTCCTACCAGGATTTCTTCCGCGGAAGTCCCGCTTATCCTGTAAGAAATGCTGCGGGAAATGTTTTGAGCATGCCGGTTCCCGACTCCAGCCGCAACACGTTACTCTCCGTATTTGCCCGTTTGAACTATACGTTTAAAGGCAAATACCTGTTGACAGCTTCTATGCGCCGCGATGGTTCTTCCCGCTTCAGCAAAGACAATAGGTGGGGTAATTTCCCTTCTGCTGCCCTTGCCTGGAGAATTAAAGACGAGGGTTTCATGAGAAGTAACAAAACGTTCTCCGACCTGAAACTGCGTGTAGGCTTTGGTATCACCGGTAACCAGGACCTGGATGCCTATTATCCTTACCTGCCTATTTATACACTCGGCGGCAGCAACGTGCGTTATCCCTTTGGAGATAGCTCTTACTACACCTACAGGTCTGAACCCTACGATAAAAATATCAAATGGGAAACCACCACAGCCTGGAACGCAGGCATCGACTTCGGCTTCCTGAAAAACAGGATCACCGGTACGCTCGATTTCTATTATAAGAAAACAAAAGACCTGCTTACACGCATTCCTACAGCAGCAGGTGTAAACCCCGGTAATATGTTGCTTACCAACGTAGGTAACATTGAAAGCAAAGGGGTGGAACTGGCTATCAATGCAGGTGTGATACAGGGTAAAGACTTTAGCTGGAATGTAAACTTCAATATTGCTTACAATAAAAATAAGATCCTGAAACTGTCTAACGTAAGCGACTCTACTTCCGAAGGCATTTTAACAGGTGCTATCTCCGGCGGTAAAGACAATACTATCCAGATCAACAGCGTAGGGTATGCCCCCCAGACCTTCTACGTTTACAAGCAGGTGTATGATGCCGACGGCAAACCGGTAGAAGGTGTGTTTGACAAACAAAATAATGGTGCGCTTTTCTACAGGTATAAGTCTGCGAACCCTAAGCTCACAATGGGCTTCACTTCACAGATGAGTTATAAAAAATGGGATCTCTCCTTTGTATTGCGCAGCAATATCGGCAACTACCTGTATAATAACGTACGCTCCGGCAGCGGCGCCTTTAACAGTGTAAGCACGGGTATGGGTTATATAGGCAATACCAATGTCGACTATCTGAACACACGTTTTACCAACAGCCAGTTCTTCTCTGATTATTATGTGGAGAACGCATCATTCCTGCGAATGGACAACGTTAGCTTCGGTTACAACTTCGGCAGGATCTGGCGCAACAAGGCTTCGCTGAAGTTGAGCGCTATTGTTCAAAACGTGTTCGTGATCACAAAATATACGGGCCTCGATCCCGAAGTATATAGCGGTATAGATAATAACATTTATCCAAGACCCAGGATTTATTCCTTAGGTATCAACATTTCCTATTAA